A region from the Thermofilaceae archaeon genome encodes:
- a CDS encoding PRC-barrel domain-containing protein, with amino-acid sequence MRVKDIIGKEVVTEDGVSIGRIEDLEIENWVVTKLVLRLSRDAARAIGVRFSLRPRGSVSPTHVKGVGDYVTLSVAASKLSDAVKLE; translated from the coding sequence GTGCGGGTGAAGGACATAATAGGGAAGGAGGTTGTCACTGAGGACGGGGTGAGCATCGGCCGGATCGAGGACCTCGAGATCGAGAATTGGGTTGTCACGAAGCTCGTCCTCCGCTTAAGCCGTGACGCCGCCAGAGCGATCGGGGTACGCTTTTCCCTTAGACCGCGAGGCTCGGTGAGCCCGACCCACGTCAAGGGGGTCGGCGACTACGTTACGCTGAGCGTAGCAGCGAGCAAGTTGAGTGATGCGGTAAAGCTCGAGTGA